One window of Mesoplodon densirostris isolate mMesDen1 chromosome 15, mMesDen1 primary haplotype, whole genome shotgun sequence genomic DNA carries:
- the C15H22orf39 gene encoding UPF0545 protein C22orf39 homolog isoform X2, with amino-acid sequence MAESGGWQPPRPCEAYRAEWELCSSAGHFLRHYYVHGERPACGQWRRDLDSCREWEERRSAEAQRSLRESEQARVRATRKYGLVWAPRQSPPADWHLPLPQDNDR; translated from the exons ATGGCGGAAAGTGGAGGCTGGCAG CCGCCGCGCCCGTGCGAGGCCTACCGCGCCGAGTGGGAGCTCTGCAGCAGCGCCGGCCACTTCCTGCGCCACTACTACGTCCACGGCGAGCGGCCGGCCTGCGGGCAGTGGCGGCGCGACCTGGACAGCTGCCGCGAGTGGGAGGAGCGCCGCAGCGCCGAGGCCCAG CGGTCCCTACGTGAGAGCGAGCAGGCGAGAGTCCGGGCTACACGGAAGTACGGCCTGGTGTGGGCCCCCAGGCAGAGCCCCCCTGCAGACTGGCACCTCCCTCTGCCCCAGGACAACGACCGGTGA
- the MRPL40 gene encoding large ribosomal subunit protein mL40 isoform X2, translating into MRAEPLQKKKKVDPKKDQAAKERLKKRIRRLEKASQELVPIEDFITPVKFLNKARQRPPVELPFEENERRALLRKKWALYKQCEHEMERGAIASLLEAQQEALQELKLMAPELHAEATKRDPSLFPFERQGPDYTPPIANYQPPEGRYHDITKVYTQVEFKR; encoded by the exons ATGAG AGCAGAACCTctgcaaaagaagaagaaggtggACCCTAAAAAAGACCAAGCAGCAAAGGAGCGCTTGAAAAAGAGGATCCGACGACTGGAAAAGGCGAGCCAGGAGCTCGTTCCCATTGAGGATTTTATCACGCCCGTCAAGTTCTTAAATAAAGCGAG GCAGCGGCCGCCAGTGGAACTCCCCTTTGAAGAGAACGAGCGGAGAGCCCTGCTTCGGAAGAAATGGGCACTGTACAAGCAGTGTGAGCATGAGATGGAGAGGGGTGCCATTGCGTCCCTGCTTGAGGCCCAGCAGGAAGCTCTGCAGGAGCTGAAGCTCATGGCCCCAGAACTCCATGCCGAGGCCACCAAGCGGGACCCCAGTCTGTTTCCCTTTGAGAGACAAGGGCCAGACTACACGCCGCCAATCGCCAACTACCAGCCCCCGGAAGGCAGGTACCACGATATCACCAAGGTGTATACACAGGTGGAGTTCAAGAGATAA
- the C15H22orf39 gene encoding UPF0545 protein C22orf39 homolog isoform X1 — translation MAESGGWQPPRPCEAYRAEWELCSSAGHFLRHYYVHGERPACGQWRRDLDSCREWEERRSAEAQVTRPGVPSPGRPGTSPGARDAGRRGRALKKGFDSSLHVCWGACFDLYP, via the exons ATGGCGGAAAGTGGAGGCTGGCAG CCGCCGCGCCCGTGCGAGGCCTACCGCGCCGAGTGGGAGCTCTGCAGCAGCGCCGGCCACTTCCTGCGCCACTACTACGTCCACGGCGAGCGGCCGGCCTGCGGGCAGTGGCGGCGCGACCTGGACAGCTGCCGCGAGTGGGAGGAGCGCCGCAGCGCCGAGGCCCAGGTGACCCGACCAGGCGTGCCGAGCCCTGGAAGACCAGGAACCAGCCCGGGGGCACGAGACGCTGGGAGAAGGGGGCGGGCCTTAAAAAAGGGGTTCGATTCCAGCCTCCACGTGTGCTGGGGAGCGTGCTTTGATTTATATCCTTAA
- the MRPL40 gene encoding large ribosomal subunit protein mL40 isoform X1, giving the protein MAAAALGAASRALLPPSRLLGARPTQTRDAHQRASLLSFWGLVPMRAEPLQKKKKVDPKKDQAAKERLKKRIRRLEKASQELVPIEDFITPVKFLNKARQRPPVELPFEENERRALLRKKWALYKQCEHEMERGAIASLLEAQQEALQELKLMAPELHAEATKRDPSLFPFERQGPDYTPPIANYQPPEGRYHDITKVYTQVEFKR; this is encoded by the exons ATGGCGGCCGCGGCGCTGGGGGCGGCCTCGCGCGCTCTGCTCCCGCCGAGCCG GCTCCTGGGAGCACGGCCGACGCAGACGAGGGACGCGCACCAGCGGGCCTCGTTGCTGTCCTTCTGGGGACTCGTGCCCATGAG AGCAGAACCTctgcaaaagaagaagaaggtggACCCTAAAAAAGACCAAGCAGCAAAGGAGCGCTTGAAAAAGAGGATCCGACGACTGGAAAAGGCGAGCCAGGAGCTCGTTCCCATTGAGGATTTTATCACGCCCGTCAAGTTCTTAAATAAAGCGAG GCAGCGGCCGCCAGTGGAACTCCCCTTTGAAGAGAACGAGCGGAGAGCCCTGCTTCGGAAGAAATGGGCACTGTACAAGCAGTGTGAGCATGAGATGGAGAGGGGTGCCATTGCGTCCCTGCTTGAGGCCCAGCAGGAAGCTCTGCAGGAGCTGAAGCTCATGGCCCCAGAACTCCATGCCGAGGCCACCAAGCGGGACCCCAGTCTGTTTCCCTTTGAGAGACAAGGGCCAGACTACACGCCGCCAATCGCCAACTACCAGCCCCCGGAAGGCAGGTACCACGATATCACCAAGGTGTATACACAGGTGGAGTTCAAGAGATAA